In the genome of Pelodiscus sinensis isolate JC-2024 chromosome 15, ASM4963464v1, whole genome shotgun sequence, one region contains:
- the LOC142818413 gene encoding uncharacterized protein LOC142818413 — MEPRPFLEWFSENQQQQRQAQQEQQAQLVQQLTTQFQEHQRLLIQELAAQQERWRQTVERRWGTPVGAPGTSGEGPNLPLHLTKLGPQDDPEAFLTTFERVATAAQWPPDQWATLLAPYLSGPAQLAYRSLAVVDALNYPKVREAILDQVGHSPETCRQKFRQEVFRGGDRPRAVAQRLKEWANRWLEPEHKTGSQVSEMVVMEQFIHILPRDGQRWVRRNQPATLNEAVTLMEAHLLAEREEGGAGRAAPPAPKVGGSRPQGKPPGGEPSSGGRRGRDTPPRLALVWPRPTPEKTDAERRPEGGPREVRQGGRGPCFQCGQEGHFKRECPLMDCTLSQGAAAGPREDGGTRGGSLVHRVWLEGRPVQALVDSGSTVTLVRADLVPPGHPEGEPVWMRCVHGDVKAYPTVQLRLTGGGQDRVWPIGKAKTLPYPVLIGRDWPGFELFLKGQDPPADEGGRGGVAGDPTPAAAENERAICLELETAPDFLTEQRMDPTLQHAWDQAGTPDEQRPGEERAPQGPQFQVWGDRLYRVTREAEGGVRKQLVVPTRFRREVLELGHAVPWAGHLGREKTLDRVLQRFFWPGVFRAVRDFCDSCPECQRTAPARVPKAPLVPMPIVAVPFERIAMDLVGPLEPSGRGHRYIMVVVDYATRYPEAIPLRNTKAPTLARELLRIFSRVGLPQAILTDQGPNVTSRVIKELCKMLKIQRLRTSVYHPQTDGLVERFNKTLKEMLRRFVLEDPRGWDLMLPSLMFAVREVPQASTGFSPFELLYGRRCRGILDLLKEGWESQASTGRGTVQYITQLREKLSRLGEYARRNLEDAQHRQARYYDANARRREFQPGDRVMLLLPTKESKLLAQWQGPFEVIKKVGEVDYEIRLSGRRQGTQLFHVNLLKKWVPRDTLLIAPPSEEEDLGPWGGTETGPVEASLNPDLTPAQQGQLRGLLHQYQETLTSRPGRTTMGVHQIVTEVGRTVREPLRPLPRKAWDTVRREIQLMRQWGVIEESVSEWRSPIVLVPKADGSTRFCIDFRKVNAISRFDAYPMPRVDELLERLGQAVYISTLDLSKGYWQIPLDPQAQEKTAFSTPFGLFQFRTMLFGLHGAAATFQRVMDRVLAPYAEFTAAYIDDIVIYSRTWEEHLEHLRTVLSALQKAGLTANPKKCRFAQHEVSYLGYTVGRGRLKPIFSKVQALREYPIPATKKQVRQFLRLAGYYRKFVPQFASVATPLTELIRNSEPTKVRWNPQAERAFYTLKEKLAAAPVLRQPNFDEPFILYTDASEVGLGAVLTQEGPDGDHPILYLSRKLLPREQAYATIEKEALAVKWAVDSLRYYLWGNKFKLVTDHAPLVWLNSMKETNARIMRWYLPLQPYCFEIVHRPGATHLNADFFSQIGGPPPDGDLSKGGRCVTDPVGSALGAGEAPPLRQKAAARDGQKPLGAAPPAPQRLKAGAGARQRGRGKPRGPGRRPARVPRFAPRAEAAGPLRPEPHGDPLEGAGLTPLMSPGCAHNRGAGTPREGEARSNSRVGKLFDLRVTSGYGNCVEGHKCSVMSLGQQHDHPLTRKRKRPL; from the exons ATGGAGCCCCGACCGTTTCTCGAATGGTTCAGCGAGAACCAGCAGCAGCAACGCCAGGCCCAGCAAGAGCAACAGGCCCAACTAGTCCAACAGCTGACCACGCAGTTccaggaacatcagaggctgctgatCCAGGAATTAGCAGCCCAACAGGAGCGGTGGCGGCAGACAGTGGAGAGGCGATGGGGAACCCCGGTCGGAGCACCGGGGACATCGGGCGAAGGACCCAACTTACCCCTGCACCTGACGAAGTTGGGACCTCAGGACGACCCAGAAGCATTTCTAACGACTTTTGAAAGGGTGGCGACGGCTGCCCAGTGGCCGCCGGACCAATGGGCGACACTGTTGGCCCCCTACTTAAGCGGACCCGCCCAACTCGCCTACCGCAGCCTGGCAGTAGTGGATGCCTTGAATTACCCGAAGGTCCGCGAGGCGATTCTAGACCAGGTGGGGCACTCCCCCGAGACTTGCAGGCAGAAGTTTCGGCAGGAGGTGTTTAGAGGGGGCGACCGGCCTCGGGCGGTAGCCCAGCGACTAAAAGAATGGGCCAACCGATGGCTAGAACCCGAGCACAAGACGGGCAGCCAGGTATCAGAAATGGTGGTGATGGAGCAGTTCATCCACATTTTACCGAGGGACGGGCAAAGGTGGGTCCGCCGGAACCAGCCTGCAACGCTGAACGAGGCCGTCACACTGATGGAAGCCCACCTCCTCGCGGAGAGGGAAGAGGGCGGCGCCGGAAgggccgccccgcccgccccgaaGGTAGGGGGGTCCCGGCCCcaggggaagcctccagggggagaaccctcatcaggggggcgcaggggacgCGACACCCCCCCCCGGTTGGCCCTGGTCTGGCCCCGGCCCACGCCCGAGAAAACAGACGCCGAGCGAAGACCCGAAGGGGGGCCACGGGAGGTCCGTCAAGGAGGAAGAGggccctgcttccagtgcgggCAGGAGGGGCATTTTAAGCGGGAATGCCCCTTAATGGACTGCACCCTAAGCCAAGGGGCGGCAGCCGGGCCCCGGGAGGACGGGGGAACCAGAGGAGGTTCCTTGGTCCATCGAGTATGGCTCGAGGGCCGCCCCGTTCAGGCATTGGTGGATTCGGGCTCCACCGTCACCCTCGTGAGGGCCGACCTCGTCCCACCCGGGCACCCAGAAGGCGAACCCGTGTGGATGAGGTGCGTCCACGGGGACGTGAAGGCATACCCCACGGTCCAACTCCGCCTGACCGGAGGGGGACAGGACCGGGTATGGCCGATAGGGAAGGCCAAAACCTTGCCGTACCCCGTCCTCATCGGCCGTGACTGGCCCGGGTTCGAGCTGTTCCTAAAAGGACAGGACCCTCCCGCGGATGAAGGAGGCCGAGGGGGGGTGGCTGGCGACCCGACGCCGGCAGCAGCAGAGAACGAGAGAGCGATCTGCCTGGAGCTCGAGACGGCGCCGGATTTCCTGACCGAGCAACGGATGGACCCCACCCTCCAACATGCCTGGGACCAAGCGGGCACCCCGGACGAGCAAAGGCCGGGCGAAGAGAGGGCGCCGCAGGGACCGCAGTTCCAGGTATGGGGCGACCGCCTATACAGGGTCAcgagggaggcagaagggggggtACGGAAACAACTCGTGGTCCCCACCCGCTTCCGTCGGGAAGTCCTGGAGTTGGGGCACGCCGTCCCCTGGGCAGGGCATCTCGGCCGGGAGAAAACCTTAGACCGGGTCCTGCAGCGGTTTTTCTGGCCCGGCGTTTTCAGGGCCGTGCGAGACTTTTGTGACTCCTGCCCGGAATGCCAGAGGACGGCGCCAGCCAGAGTACCAAAAGCCCCCCTTGTCCCCATGCCAATAGTGGCGGTGCCATTTGAACGGATTGCCATGGACCTGGTAGGGCCACTGGAACCCTCGGGGCGGGGGCACCGTTACATTATGGTAGTTGTCGATTATGCCACCCGGTACCCCGAGGCGATACCGTTAAGGAACACAAAAGCCCCGACGCTAGCGCGGGAGCTGCTCCGGATCTTCTCTAGGGTAGGGCTACCCCAGGCCATCCTTACGGACCAGGGCCCGAATGTAACCTCCAGGGTCATTAAGGAGTTGTGCAAAATGTTAAAGATCCAGCGGCTGCGAACCtcagtctaccacccccaaaccgacggaTTAGTTGAGCGGTTCAACAAAACGCTCAAGGAGATGCTGCGACGATTCGTGCTGGAGGATCCCCGGGGGTGGGATTTGATGTTACCTAGCCTTATGTTCGCAGTGCGAGAGGTCCCGCAAGCCTCCACGGGTTTCTCCCCCTTTGAGCTGCTGTACGGCCGCCGGTGCCGTGGGATTCTGGACCTCCTGAAGGAAGGATGGGAGAGCCAGGCTTCTACCGGACGAGGGACAGTGCAGTACATCACGCAGCTCCGGGAGAAGCTGAGCCGGCTGGGGGAGTACGCCCGACGGAACCTGGAAGACGCCCAACATCGCCAAGCCAGGTACTACGACGCTAACGCGCGACGTCGGGAGTTCCAACCAGGTGACCGGGTTATGCTACTCTTACCCACAAAAGAGTCGAAGCTCCTGGCGCAATGGCAAGGACCCTTCGAGGTTATCAAGAAAGTGGGGGAGGTCGATTACGAGATCAGACTGTCGGGCCGACGCCAGGGGACCCAACTCTTCCACGTTAATCTATTGAAGAAATGGGTACCCCGTGACACCCTGCTGATTGCACCCCCGTCCGAGGAGGAGGACCTAGGACCATGGGGAGGAACAGAGACGGGGCCCGTAGAGGCTAGCCTGAACCCCGACCTGACTCCCGCCCAGCAGGGGCAACTGCGGGGCCTCCTCCACCAGTACCAGGAGACACTCACATCGCGCCCGGGCCGAACCACGATGGGGGTCCATCAGATCGTCACAGAGGTAGGCCGAACCGTGCGGGAACCGCTGCGTCCCCTCCCCCGAAAAGCATGGGACACCGTGAGGCGGGAAATTCAGTTAATGCGGCAATGGGGGGTTATAGAGGAATCAGTGAGCGAGTGGCGCAGCCCCATTGTACTAGTCCCCAAGGCAGATGGCTCCACACGCTTCTGCATAGACTTCCGGAAGGTCAACGCTATATCCCGGTTCGACGCATACCCCATGCCGAGGGTGGACGAACTATTGGAACGGCTGGGACAAGCGGTCTACATATCAACATTGGACTTGTCtaaggggtattggcaaatacCGTTGGACCCCCAGGCTCAAGAGAAGACCGCCTTTTCGACTCCGTTCGGCTTGTTCCAGTTCCGGACTATGCTGTTCGGACTCCACGGGGCAGCGGCGACCTTTCAAAGAGTGATGGACCGGGTGTTGGCCCCCTACGCCGAGTTCACCGCCGCCTACATCGACGATATCGTCATCTATAGCCGGACATGGGAAGAGCACCTGGAACATCTACGAACGGTATTATCAGCCTTACAGAAGGCCGGCCTCACTGCCAACCCAAAAAAATGCCGCTTCGCGCAGCATGAGGTTTCTTAcctggggtacacggtggggcggGGGAGACTAAAACCTATTTTTAGCAAAGTGCAGGCATTGAGGGAATACCCCATCCCGGCGACCAAGAAACAGGTCCGCCAGTTCTTGAGACTCGCGGGGTATTACAGAAAGTTCGTACCTCAGTTCGCGTCGGTGGCGACCCCCCTAACTGAACTGATACGAAATTCAGAGCCCACCAAAGTACGTTGGAACCCGCAGGCGGAGCGGGCTTTTTATACGCTAAAAGAAAAACTAGCCGCCGCCCCCGTGTTAAGGCAGCCAAACTTTGATGAACCCTTCATCCTTTATACAGATGCCTCCGAGGTGGGACTTGGCGCCGTATTGACGCAGGAGGGACCAGATGGGGACCACCCCATCTTATACCTTAGCCGCAAGTTGCTGCCCCGGGAGCAAGCCTACGCAACTATTGAGAAGGAGGCATTGGCGGTAAAATGGGCGGTGGACTCCTTGCGATACTATTTGTGGGGGAATAAATTCAAATTGGTGACGGACCACGCTCCGCTGGTCTGGCTTAACTCAATGAAAGAGACCAATGCGCGTATTATGCGGTGGTACCTGCCCCTACAGCCCTATTGCTTCGAAATAGTGCACCGACCCGGGGCCACCCACCTTAACGCAGACTTCTTTTCCCAAATAGGAGGACCCCCCCCGGACGGCGACCTTtccaaaggggggaggtgtgtgacggacccagtagggtccgcactaggagcgggggaggccccccctcTCCGGCAGAAAGCGGCGGCCAGggacggccagaagccgctcggcgcggcgccgccggctccgcagcggctaaaggcgggggcaggcgcgcgccagaggggacgggggaaaCCCCGGGGGCCCGGGAGGCGTCCGGCGCGGGTGCCCCGGTTCGCGCCCCGGGCGGAAGCCGCGGGCCCACTTCGGCCGGAGCCGCACGGGGAcccgctggagggggcggggttgACGCCCCTGATGTCACCCGGCTGCGCCCATAACAGGGGCGCTGGGAcgcccagggagggggaagcga ggtctaactcaagggtgggcaaactttttgacTTGAGGGTCACATCAGGGTATGGAAATTGTGTGGAGGGCCACAAATGCTCTGTAATGAGCCTGGGACAGCAACATGACCACCCGCTGACCCGGAAGAGGAAGCGCCCTCTATGA
- the LOC142818434 gene encoding uncharacterized protein LOC142818434 isoform X1, whose product MSTSPTVMWRSGKKVPSCSRWHTEELRYTRASCALPDQPTLMSVNCPRWSHTACRRMEKYPLRLTYWDAWCSGAQMGMCVPSMAPPQLGKPRAPNPWMTASGSARWTTLRSSTRLMALTTCGERHSKAPISGAPGWLGAFVPWQCPAPHSRKQPPWRRVVRPGQTDPSGAGRFCLLLPPLCPWGGPSPPCSPPPRRLNGQRVPYLHEHRSDGGSPHAELVPDGSVAVGHGELPEGDGHLLLEGDGGSHASVPSAQGRGEPLAELQEGVPPHPKVLGPLSVLPALQDDAVPPVGAGVQTPDAAGHAGAGALPRLLHGPQGGQAERQGADVHQKVPGSLEPLVAGLQQQVQKVHQKVQGEPWLHVATCGGPPRREAPTQTGTETNALLSLGEVGKQAGKAENRLSRGVPLSSSFR is encoded by the coding sequence atgtccacgtccccgaccgtgatgtggcggtcggggaagaaggtcccgtcctgcagccgctggcacacggaggagttgcggtacacccgggcgtcgtgtgctttgccggaccagcccacattaatgtccgtgaactgtccccggtggtcacacacggcctgcaggaggatggagaagtaccccttgcggttgacgtactgggatgcctggtgttccggggcacagatggggatgtgcgtcccatcgatggcccccccgcagttggggaagccgagggcgccgaacccctggatgacggcgtctgggtcagcgaggtggaccaccctgcggagcagcacccggttgatggccttgaccacctgcggagagagacacagcaaagcgccaatcagtggggcgcccgggtggctgggagcgtttgtgccctggcagtgccccgcgccccactcccggaagcaacccccctggcggcgtgtagtacggccgggacagaccgacccctccggtgcggggcgcttttgcctcctcctgccccccctttgtccctggggcggcccatcccctccttgcagcccccctccccgccggctcAATGGccaacgagtgccatacctgcatgagcaccgctctgacggtggatctccccacgccgaactggttcccgacggatcggtagctgtcgggcatggagagcttccagagggcgatggccacctgcttctggagggggatggtgggtctcatgcgagtgtcccttctgcacagggcaggggtgagccactcgcagagctccaggaaggtgtccctcctcatcctaaagttctgggtccactgtcggtcctcccagcactccaggacgatgcggtcccaccagtcggtgctggtgtccagacgccagacgcggcggggcacgccggtgccggggcgctgccgcggctcctccatggcccccagggcggccaggcggagaggcagggggctgacgtgcaccagaaggtgccaggcagcctcgagccattggtggcaggcttgcagcagcaagtccagaaagtgcaccagaaggtgcagggcgagccgtggctccatgttgccacctgcggcggccccccccgaagggaagcaccgacacagacgggcacagagaccaacgctttgctgtccctcggcgaggttggcaagcaagcaggaaaagctgagaaccggctgtccaggggggtccctttaagctcgagcttcagatag
- the LOC142818434 gene encoding uncharacterized protein LOC142818434 isoform X2 produces the protein MTQPSEDTQPSTAPQDQPGGSQEPARGRKRRAPAWSSAEIVDLIEDWGEASNVHGLRTSHRNAAVYSRMADSLAARGHQCSREQVCCKIKDLRQSYSRACLPGADPEACPHFHALDRLLGAHAVPAPRDVIDPGAEGPLLETEEEEEGSESQEPAGSLPRTRDPRGTPQSRSPVSSEAGEASTSAAPGTAGRTTPPAEAARARASRRARNQEDYQRRHLRFLDHQLRTQDHWVQEDLRLRQRSLEALEEQGRALRGHLQSLLDRFPIPPAPAPPAPPPAPPAPPAPPAPPPAPAPASSTPPSLLPPPPQPFPTDAPEPAVWRDGRGSRIPTPELSFPFLPSLPFQLPRPRFPPPLSHPHSSLPPPQLCEINIRFCLKNRRLYFTVGREGKGEGG, from the exons ATGACCCAGCCatccgaggacacccagccctctactgctccccaggaccagcctggcggctcccaggagcctgcccggggacgcaagaggcgggcacccgcttggtcaagtgcggagatcgtggacctcatcgaggattggggggaagcctccaatgtccacggtctccgcactagccacaggaacgcggccgtctacagccgcatggctgacagcctggccgccaggggccaccagtgcagccgggagcaggtgtgctgcaagattaaagacctgcggcagtcctactcccgggcctgcctgccaggggccgacccggaggcctgcccccacttccacgccctggaccgcctcctgggggctcatgccgtccctgccccccgggacgtgatagaccccggagcagagggaccgctcctggagacggaggaggaggaggagggctctgagagccaggagcctgccggcagcctgcccaggacccgggacccccgaggcaccccacagagccgctcgcctgtgtcgtccgaggccggggaggcgtccacct ccgcagcacctgggactgcagggcgcaccaccccgcctgcagaagctgcccgtgcccgggcaagcaggagagccaggaaccaggaggactaccagaggcggcacctccggttcctggatcaccagctccgcacccaggaccactgggtccaggaggacctgaggctgcgccagaggagtttggaggccctggaggagcagggccgtgccctgcgaggccacctccagagcctgctcgaccgcttcccaattcctcctgctcctgctccccctgctcctccccctgctccccctgctcctcctgctccccctgctccccctcctgctcccgctcctgcttcctccacacccccgtccctcctgccaccccctccacaaccattccccaccgacgcccccgaacccgcagtgtggcgagacgggagaggcagccggattcccacccctgagctttcctttcccttcctcccttccctccccttccagctccctcgtcccaggtttccccctcccctctcccaccctcattcctcccttcccccaccccagttatgtgaaataaacatacgtttttgtttgaaaaacaggcgtctttattttacagtaggtagggaggggaaaggggaaggggggtag